A single Parabacteroides timonensis DNA region contains:
- a CDS encoding helix-turn-helix domain-containing protein encodes MEDMYSLSDAQIEKRIGEKIKAVRLKQNITQDSLAKSSSISLSSVKKVEAGKIGSFDTLLRILRTLGMLDELSHLCEEEQMSPSEYFDMVNSAKKGRRKRAVGTLKKDKEESEW; translated from the coding sequence ATGGAAGATATGTATTCACTCTCTGATGCTCAAATTGAAAAAAGAATAGGAGAAAAGATCAAAGCGGTTAGGCTTAAGCAGAATATCACTCAGGATAGTCTGGCAAAATCGTCTTCGATATCGCTGTCTTCGGTGAAAAAAGTAGAAGCTGGGAAAATCGGCTCATTTGATACATTGCTTCGCATATTGAGGACGCTCGGTATGCTCGATGAACTTAGTCATCTTTGTGAAGAGGAACAGATGAGTCCAAGTGAATACTTTGATATGGTCAATTCTGCGAAGAAGGGCAGAAGAAAGAGGGCTGTTGGAACTTTAAAGAAAGATAAGGAAGAATCAGAATGGTAG
- a CDS encoding type II toxin-antitoxin system HipA family toxin — protein MVDVAKVKMFGMNVGTFRWDSSYEVARFEYDAQFAGKGIEPSPLMMPVQQGRIYSFGNLNREVFNGLPGMLADSLPDTYGRALFDKWLTLTGRTVGNPIETLCFLGQRCMGALEFEPATGPASADMKIEIDSLVEVAKEALSKKEVFGANLDIDRKAAIAEILRLGTSAGGQRAKAIIAYNKDTGEVRSGQVPAPEGFDYYLIKLDGVSAEARFKETENFGRLEYSFSLLAKECGIEMTDCSLIEENGRAHFLTKRFDRANGEKIHMQTLCGMAHYDFHLRRAYSYEQAFNVMRRLRLPYSQAEEMFLRMVFNVVIRNQDDHTKNISFLMDKTGKWTLSPAYDIGFAYNPKGSWTDTHQMSINGKFDDITRQDLLVCAAANNIKNAAEIIDKVCETTAKWPEMAKNCGVPQEMIDARLPYMLLNV, from the coding sequence ATGGTAGATGTAGCAAAAGTGAAAATGTTCGGCATGAATGTCGGAACATTTAGATGGGATAGTTCCTATGAGGTCGCTCGTTTTGAGTATGACGCACAGTTTGCTGGAAAAGGGATTGAACCATCTCCGTTGATGATGCCTGTGCAGCAGGGGCGTATATATTCATTTGGAAATCTCAATAGGGAAGTATTCAATGGTCTGCCTGGTATGCTGGCAGATTCTCTTCCGGATACATACGGACGTGCATTGTTTGACAAATGGCTTACTCTGACTGGCAGGACGGTAGGCAATCCTATTGAGACGCTATGCTTTTTAGGGCAGCGTTGTATGGGAGCTTTAGAGTTTGAACCTGCAACCGGACCTGCTTCCGCTGATATGAAGATTGAAATTGATTCATTGGTGGAAGTTGCGAAGGAAGCTCTATCAAAAAAGGAAGTGTTCGGTGCCAATTTAGACATTGACAGGAAAGCAGCAATTGCAGAGATTCTGCGACTTGGTACATCTGCCGGTGGTCAAAGAGCGAAGGCGATAATTGCATATAACAAGGATACCGGAGAAGTAAGATCAGGGCAGGTGCCAGCTCCGGAAGGGTTTGATTATTATCTGATTAAACTGGATGGTGTTTCGGCTGAAGCTAGATTTAAGGAAACTGAGAACTTTGGAAGGCTTGAATATTCTTTCTCTCTGTTGGCTAAGGAATGTGGTATAGAAATGACTGATTGTTCTTTGATTGAAGAGAATGGCAGAGCCCATTTCTTGACAAAACGATTCGATAGAGCTAATGGTGAAAAAATCCATATGCAGACATTATGCGGAATGGCCCATTATGATTTTCATCTTCGCCGTGCATATTCATATGAACAGGCATTTAATGTAATGCGCCGCTTGCGTCTCCCATATTCGCAAGCTGAGGAGATGTTCCTAAGAATGGTCTTCAATGTCGTGATAAGAAATCAGGATGATCATACAAAGAACATATCTTTCCTTATGGATAAGACGGGCAAATGGACATTATCTCCAGCATATGATATCGGTTTTGCATATAATCCGAAAGGTTCTTGGACAGATACTCATCAGATGTCTATAAATGGCAAATTTGATGACATTACGAGGCAAGACCTTCTAGTTTGTGCGGCAGCAAACAATATTAAGAATGCGGCAGAGATTATAGATAAGGTTTGTGAGACGACTGCTAAATGGCCAGAGATGGCAAAGAACTGCGGTGTGCCTCAAGAGATGATAGA